A single Verrucomicrobiia bacterium DNA region contains:
- the grpE gene encoding nucleotide exchange factor GrpE has protein sequence MQDAPQLSELKVPKWPFFLADAFMLGLAWFLFYWQAKFPLSQWEVLTCCLCVFLGAGLGVLPYLLEYRALLKYGALVKLIESSSLMAATEKIQNLENCVLQISSATTQLESAQTQADATAKLAGQITERMTAEVRGFKEFMQNANDSERATLRLEAEKLHRAEREWLNVLVFILDHTFALYRAAERSGQENVVRQLAQFQHTCRDAARRLGLQVVGANSGEAFDPQRHTLGPEQEAPAHGIIEETLACGYSYQSTLIRPALVKLRTAGAVGAESAMEAQDAEPQLPLETGEPSESGAA, from the coding sequence ATGCAGGATGCACCGCAATTGTCGGAGTTGAAGGTTCCCAAGTGGCCGTTTTTCCTCGCTGACGCCTTCATGCTGGGGCTGGCGTGGTTTTTGTTTTATTGGCAAGCCAAATTTCCATTAAGTCAATGGGAGGTTCTAACCTGCTGCCTGTGCGTGTTTCTCGGCGCGGGGCTGGGCGTGCTGCCGTATTTGCTCGAGTACCGCGCGTTGCTGAAATATGGCGCGCTGGTGAAATTGATTGAAAGCAGTTCGCTGATGGCCGCCACCGAGAAGATTCAAAACCTGGAGAATTGCGTGTTGCAGATCAGCAGCGCCACGACGCAGTTGGAATCGGCCCAGACCCAGGCCGACGCCACGGCCAAGCTCGCGGGCCAAATCACTGAACGCATGACCGCCGAAGTGCGCGGCTTCAAGGAGTTCATGCAAAACGCCAATGACAGCGAGCGGGCGACGTTGCGGTTGGAGGCCGAAAAGTTGCATCGCGCTGAACGCGAATGGCTGAACGTGCTGGTGTTCATTTTGGATCATACGTTTGCGTTGTATCGCGCGGCGGAGCGTTCGGGACAGGAAAACGTCGTCCGGCAACTGGCGCAATTTCAACATACGTGTCGTGATGCCGCCCGCCGCCTCGGCTTGCAAGTGGTGGGGGCAAATTCGGGCGAGGCTTTTGACCCGCAACGGCACACGCTCGGACCGGAGCAGGAAGCGCCGGCGCATGGCATTATCGAGGAGACGCTGGCGTGCGGGTATTCGTATCAAAGCACGTTGATTCGTCCGGCTTTGGTAAAACTACGCACGGCAGGTGCCGTTGGCGCGGAGTCGGCGATGGAAGCTCAGGACGCCGAACCGCAGTTGCCGCTGGAGACGGGCGAGCCGAGCGAGTCGGGCGCGGCTTGA
- a CDS encoding prepilin-type N-terminal cleavage/methylation domain-containing protein, which translates to MKWSPTRPRRGFTLIELLVVIAIIAILAALLLPALDIGKRKAAGLSCMNSHRQLTLAWQMYATDNNDALLFASESLDPDKLWTADYAWVTGTLNYSSSDPRNWDPSLTIEKSPLWPYTGKNLAIWKCPADRSGVTVNGQFKPRPRSMSMNIFLGGWGGTDGNWGAPFSAYKIYLKMSELVDPGPVNTFVFLDVREDSIDMGNFATKMAGWPNAPDQYGFYDLPAFYHHRAAGFSFADGHSEIHPWKDSRTMPPITTGGFVPDIFSSPNNQDVAWLQFRSTRPRTP; encoded by the coding sequence ATGAAATGGTCGCCAACCAGGCCGCGCCGCGGCTTCACGTTGATCGAGTTGCTGGTCGTCATTGCGATCATCGCGATCCTGGCGGCCTTGTTGCTTCCCGCGCTGGACATTGGGAAACGCAAAGCGGCGGGACTTTCGTGCATGAACAGTCACCGGCAACTGACCCTCGCCTGGCAGATGTACGCCACTGACAATAATGACGCGCTGCTCTTTGCCAGTGAATCGCTGGACCCGGACAAGCTGTGGACGGCGGATTACGCCTGGGTCACCGGCACGCTCAACTACAGTTCCAGTGATCCGCGAAATTGGGACCCCTCGCTCACCATCGAAAAAAGTCCGCTGTGGCCGTACACGGGAAAAAATCTGGCCATTTGGAAATGCCCCGCGGACCGCTCCGGCGTAACGGTGAATGGCCAGTTCAAACCGCGCCCGCGCAGCATGTCCATGAACATCTTCCTCGGCGGCTGGGGCGGTACCGACGGCAATTGGGGCGCGCCCTTCAGCGCCTACAAAATTTATCTTAAAATGTCCGAGCTGGTGGATCCCGGCCCGGTCAACACCTTTGTATTTCTGGACGTGCGCGAGGACAGTATTGATATGGGTAATTTCGCCACGAAGATGGCGGGTTGGCCCAATGCCCCGGACCAATACGGCTTTTATGATCTGCCCGCCTTTTATCACCACCGCGCGGCGGGCTTCTCATTCGCCGACGGCCACTCGGAAATTCACCCCTGGAAAGATTCGCGCACCATGCCGCCCATCACCACCGGAGGCTTCGTTCCCGACATATTTTCCTCGCCCAACAATCAGGATGTCGCCTGGTTGCAATTCCGTTCCACCCGGCCGCGCACTCCGTGA
- the rph gene encoding ribonuclease PH, translating to MVSSQSSSLRADGRRAAELRPLSFKNHIAPNATGSTLIEWGNTRVICGVTIEENVPRWMKEQNVTGGWITAEYSMLPYSTLQRKPRDSAKGKVDGRTQEIQRLIGRTMRATLDLEKLGSRTLCVDCDVLQADGGTRTAAITGAYVALVFAVRRLLAEKKLTENPILSAVAAVSVGIVAGQALCDLCYTEDVAAAVDFNLVMNAAGEFIELQGTGEEATFTEAQLAELLALGKAGIRQLLAAQEQALSGA from the coding sequence ATGGTTTCGTCCCAAAGTTCCTCACTTCGCGCCGACGGTCGTCGTGCCGCTGAGTTGCGTCCGCTCAGCTTCAAAAATCACATTGCGCCGAACGCCACCGGTTCCACGCTGATCGAATGGGGGAACACCCGGGTCATTTGCGGGGTGACCATCGAGGAAAACGTGCCCCGTTGGATGAAGGAGCAAAATGTTACCGGCGGCTGGATCACGGCGGAGTATTCCATGCTGCCGTATTCCACGCTGCAACGGAAACCGCGCGATAGCGCCAAGGGCAAAGTGGACGGGCGCACCCAGGAGATTCAACGGCTCATCGGACGCACCATGCGGGCGACGCTGGATTTGGAAAAATTGGGTTCGCGCACGTTGTGTGTGGATTGCGATGTGTTGCAAGCGGACGGAGGAACGCGAACGGCCGCGATCACCGGGGCGTACGTGGCGCTGGTTTTTGCGGTGCGCCGGCTGCTCGCCGAAAAAAAACTGACGGAGAATCCCATCCTGAGCGCGGTGGCCGCAGTAAGCGTGGGCATTGTGGCGGGACAGGCGCTTTGCGATTTGTGCTACACTGAGGATGTGGCGGCGGCGGTGGATTTTAATCTGGTGATGAACGCCGCCGGCGAATTTATCGAACTGCAGGGAACGGGCGAAGAAGCCACCTTCACTGAAGCGCAACTGGCTGAATTGCTCGCGCTGGGCAAAGCCGGCATCCGACAGTTGCTGGCCGCGCAGGAGCAGGCTCTGTCCGGCGCTTGA
- a CDS encoding histidine phosphatase family protein: MNTTLHFIRHAEVESAYQGVFGGTIDMNLSPRGEAQARILADYLKNQPLDAIFASPMKRVQQTLAPLREQSDLQPVILPDLHEVNFGIWQGLNFAQVKERYGFDSHQWLEALVGGKVAQAENMEAYQARIENCLRQIREQGQGKSVGVFCHGGVIRMLISLLLRLPYAKMDWMEIEYASISTVVINGVRARLRLSDFAPWRDLPGLNHAEQPE; the protein is encoded by the coding sequence ATGAACACGACTTTACATTTCATCCGTCATGCGGAAGTGGAATCGGCTTACCAGGGCGTTTTCGGCGGCACGATTGATATGAATCTTTCGCCACGCGGCGAGGCGCAGGCGCGCATTTTGGCGGATTACCTGAAGAACCAGCCGCTTGACGCGATTTTTGCCAGCCCGATGAAACGGGTGCAACAGACCCTGGCGCCGTTGCGCGAGCAATCCGATCTGCAGCCGGTGATTCTGCCGGATTTGCATGAGGTGAATTTCGGCATCTGGCAGGGACTTAACTTCGCGCAGGTCAAAGAGCGTTACGGTTTTGATTCGCATCAATGGCTCGAGGCGTTGGTGGGCGGCAAGGTTGCGCAGGCGGAAAATATGGAGGCGTATCAGGCGCGTATTGAAAACTGTCTGCGGCAGATTCGGGAACAAGGGCAGGGGAAATCCGTGGGTGTCTTTTGTCACGGCGGCGTCATCCGGATGTTGATCTCGCTTTTGCTGCGCCTGCCGTATGCGAAAATGGACTGGATGGAAATCGAGTATGCGAGCATTTCCACGGTGGTCATCAACGGCGTTCGCGCGCGCCTGCGTTTGTCCGATTTCGCTCCCTGGCGCGATTTGCCGGGACTGAATCACGCGGAACAACCGGAGTAA
- a CDS encoding 50S ribosomal protein L11 methyltransferase: protein MSAQIIWKTSIATHPEAEEAVAELLATAVAPGPSSYTDVESGALTVSVYSPHAPRNRAQTVATLKAGLQQLRSCGLNLGPGQIRIQKLPRANWAEAWKRHFSAMEIGAALLVKPGWIKRKPKRGQKLVVLDPGLSFGTGQHPTTSFCLHELVCAARRTGSRSFLDMGTGSGILAIAAAKLGFAPIAAFDYDPQCVKTARANARRNRVAERLRVTRADLTRLPQRSARRYDLVCANLLADLLLNERDRILARVKPDGALVVAGILKVEFTQVERAYAAAGWKLVRAKSEREWRSGTFMRRAD from the coding sequence ATGAGCGCGCAAATCATTTGGAAAACTTCCATCGCCACGCATCCGGAGGCGGAAGAAGCCGTGGCGGAATTACTGGCGACCGCAGTTGCCCCCGGACCATCATCTTACACCGACGTGGAATCGGGGGCGCTCACCGTTTCCGTTTATTCTCCACACGCGCCTCGAAATCGCGCCCAAACGGTCGCCACCTTAAAGGCGGGTTTGCAACAGCTTCGAAGTTGCGGACTGAATCTTGGGCCGGGACAAATTCGGATTCAAAAGTTGCCGCGAGCGAACTGGGCTGAAGCTTGGAAGCGACACTTTTCCGCCATGGAAATTGGCGCGGCTCTGCTGGTCAAGCCCGGCTGGATCAAGCGCAAACCGAAGCGCGGACAAAAGCTCGTCGTGCTGGATCCCGGTTTAAGCTTCGGCACGGGGCAGCATCCGACCACGAGCTTTTGTTTGCATGAATTGGTGTGCGCGGCGCGGCGCACTGGTTCCCGATCATTTCTCGACATGGGAACGGGATCGGGAATTTTAGCCATCGCCGCGGCAAAATTAGGATTCGCGCCGATTGCCGCTTTTGATTACGATCCGCAGTGCGTCAAAACCGCTCGCGCCAATGCGCGACGAAATCGCGTGGCCGAGCGCCTGCGCGTCACGCGCGCGGATCTGACCCGGCTGCCGCAGCGTTCCGCCCGGCGTTACGATTTGGTCTGCGCCAATCTTCTGGCGGATCTGTTGCTAAACGAACGGGATCGCATCCTGGCCCGAGTGAAACCTGACGGCGCCTTGGTCGTCGCCGGAATTCTCAAAGTGGAGTTTACCCAAGTGGAACGGGCCTACGCCGCGGCGGGATGGAAATTGGTTCGCGCTAAATCTGAGCGGGAATGGCGTTCCGGGACGTTTATGCGCCGCGCGGATTAA
- a CDS encoding C39 family peptidase, whose translation MKRICGLLIGCVMGLGFGPRLALAAPPLDFHGEQFLPFTSFRAFTSETQPDGDETTLTSPIIETGINWDELVISWNADLKPTDWLEVKARAIYPEHTTKWFTFGQWSVAPQIHERASVKRQRDADGTMDTDTLILERPVNRVQVQITLGSTTRTKPRLKFLSLSVLDAKYQPPARPPNRAAWGKLIEVPKRSQMDYPNGKVLCSATTTSMLLTYWSRQLNRPGLNVDVPEVVQGIFDPVWDGTGNWIFNTAYAGSFRWMRAYTTRLLDLTELETLIAHGIPVGLSVCSNRLNARSRTPSGHLVVLVGFTETGDPIINDPGKTQPTPKVFPRANVIDAWAYSKNAVYLIYPVNTVLPSDPFAHWESRTSRRAIKLLP comes from the coding sequence ATGAAAAGAATTTGCGGACTCCTCATCGGTTGCGTGATGGGATTGGGCTTCGGGCCGCGCCTCGCTTTGGCCGCGCCGCCGTTGGATTTTCATGGTGAACAATTCCTGCCCTTCACCTCCTTTCGCGCTTTCACCTCGGAAACCCAACCGGACGGCGATGAAACGACGCTGACTTCGCCGATAATCGAAACCGGCATCAACTGGGATGAGCTGGTGATTTCATGGAATGCTGATTTGAAGCCCACCGACTGGCTCGAGGTCAAGGCGCGGGCGATTTATCCCGAACACACGACGAAGTGGTTCACTTTTGGACAATGGTCAGTTGCGCCCCAAATCCACGAACGGGCCAGTGTCAAACGGCAACGGGACGCCGACGGCACGATGGATACCGACACGCTGATCCTCGAACGGCCGGTAAATCGCGTGCAAGTGCAGATCACCCTAGGCTCAACCACGCGAACCAAACCGCGGCTGAAATTTCTGAGCCTGTCCGTGTTGGATGCAAAATATCAACCGCCCGCGCGACCGCCAAATCGCGCGGCCTGGGGCAAACTCATCGAGGTGCCCAAACGCTCACAAATGGATTACCCCAACGGTAAAGTTTTATGCAGCGCCACCACCACCTCAATGCTGCTGACGTACTGGAGCCGGCAATTGAATCGTCCGGGTTTGAACGTGGATGTACCGGAGGTGGTTCAGGGGATTTTTGATCCGGTCTGGGACGGCACGGGCAACTGGATTTTCAACACGGCTTACGCCGGCAGCTTTCGCTGGATGCGCGCCTACACGACTCGATTGCTTGATTTGACCGAATTGGAAACGTTGATCGCGCACGGGATTCCCGTTGGCCTCTCGGTTTGTTCCAACCGTTTGAACGCGCGCAGCCGGACGCCCAGCGGGCATCTGGTCGTTCTGGTGGGCTTCACGGAAACGGGCGATCCAATCATCAACGATCCCGGCAAAACTCAACCGACCCCCAAAGTGTTTCCGCGCGCCAATGTGATTGACGCTTGGGCTTACTCCAAAAACGCCGTTTATCTGATTTACCCGGTCAACACCGTGCTGCCCAGCGACCCGTTCGCTCATTGGGAATCGCGCACCTCGAGACGCGCCATCAAACTGCTGCCCTGA
- a CDS encoding HAD family phosphatase, which produces MTIPSIVVFDLGKVLVDFDYSRAGRSLAAQANLSAAEIQAYLDHSPLLFRYETGKLTRQEFYETVCRQTGFRGSLEEFSVLFADIFTEIGEMTALHAALRERGVPTYIFSNTNDLAIEHIRRDFPFFAHFDGYIFSYEVGAMKPEAKIYEALETLTEKGGDEILYLDDRAENIAAGAARGWRTILQTDPAQSRAEIERLGLLD; this is translated from the coding sequence ATGACCATTCCATCCATCGTCGTCTTCGACCTCGGCAAAGTTCTGGTGGATTTTGATTATTCCCGCGCCGGACGCAGCTTGGCCGCGCAGGCAAATTTATCCGCAGCCGAAATCCAGGCGTACCTCGACCATTCTCCCCTGCTCTTTCGCTATGAAACCGGAAAACTCACCCGGCAGGAGTTTTACGAGACGGTCTGTCGCCAAACCGGATTTCGCGGCAGTCTGGAAGAATTCAGCGTGCTCTTTGCCGACATCTTCACGGAAATTGGTGAGATGACCGCTCTGCACGCAGCGCTACGCGAACGCGGGGTGCCCACTTACATCTTTTCCAACACCAACGATCTCGCCATTGAGCACATCCGGCGCGACTTTCCTTTCTTCGCCCATTTTGACGGCTACATTTTCAGCTATGAAGTAGGCGCGATGAAACCCGAGGCGAAAATTTACGAAGCACTGGAAACGCTCACGGAAAAAGGCGGTGACGAAATTCTTTATCTGGATGATCGGGCGGAGAACATCGCGGCGGGTGCGGCGCGGGGCTGGCGAACGATTCTGCAAACGGACCCGGCGCAATCGCGCGCTGAAATTGAGCGGCTGGGGTTGTTGGACTGA
- the recR gene encoding recombination mediator RecR, protein MLPDSITALVAALSRLPGIGPRSAERIALHLVQAELDVAQNLAAVVVQARERTRFCERCGALTEKSPCAICSDPRRDHTLVCVVERAVDLLRIEKASAFRGQYHVLGGKISPLDGVEPKDLRIAELEQRLQTEPIQEIVIALGTDVEGDATSNYLAKRLARPGLKISRIAYGLPAGSGLEYADELTLSRALEGRREMQ, encoded by the coding sequence ATGCTCCCGGATTCCATCACCGCGTTGGTTGCCGCGCTCAGTCGGCTGCCCGGAATCGGGCCGCGCTCAGCGGAGCGCATCGCCTTGCATCTGGTCCAAGCCGAGCTGGACGTCGCCCAGAATCTTGCCGCAGTCGTGGTCCAGGCACGGGAACGCACGCGGTTTTGTGAGCGGTGCGGGGCACTCACCGAAAAATCGCCCTGCGCGATCTGCTCCGATCCGCGCCGCGATCACACGCTGGTCTGTGTGGTCGAGCGCGCGGTGGATTTGCTGCGCATCGAAAAAGCCAGCGCATTTCGCGGCCAATACCATGTGTTGGGTGGAAAAATTTCGCCGCTGGACGGAGTCGAGCCAAAAGACCTGCGCATTGCGGAACTGGAGCAGCGTTTGCAAACCGAGCCGATTCAGGAAATCGTCATCGCCCTGGGCACGGACGTGGAAGGTGACGCGACGAGTAATTATCTGGCGAAACGGCTGGCACGGCCGGGGCTGAAAATTTCGCGCATCGCCTATGGCCTGCCGGCGGGCAGCGGCTTGGAATACGCAGATGAATTGACGTTGAGCCGGGCGCTCGAAGGCCGACGCGAGATGCAATAA
- a CDS encoding YbaB/EbfC family nucleoid-associated protein has product MSSIGKLMKQAARMQQQMEQIQADLAQRTVEATSGGGAVKVTAKCDGSLAAIKIDPQALNPSDASVVEDMVLTAVNQALAQAKEISNAEMGKATAGFNLPGFG; this is encoded by the coding sequence ATGTCGAGCATTGGAAAACTCATGAAACAGGCTGCGCGAATGCAGCAGCAAATGGAACAGATTCAAGCCGACCTCGCCCAGCGCACGGTGGAAGCCACCAGCGGCGGCGGCGCGGTCAAAGTCACCGCCAAGTGCGACGGCAGCCTCGCGGCCATCAAGATTGATCCGCAGGCGCTCAATCCGTCCGACGCGTCGGTGGTGGAAGACATGGTGTTGACCGCCGTGAATCAGGCACTCGCCCAGGCCAAGGAAATTTCCAACGCCGAAATGGGCAAGGCCACGGCTGGGTTTAATCTGCCGGGATTTGGGTGA
- the dnaX gene encoding DNA polymerase III subunit gamma/tau yields the protein MSYQVIARKYRPQRFADVIGQEHVTQTLASAIQQNRIAHAYIFCGPRGTGKTTIARIFAKCLNCTGGPKVDFDDHDERVKEITEGRALDVLEIDGASNNGVEQVRELRETCQYMPANGKFKIYIIDEVHMLSTAAFNALLKTLEEPPAHVKFMFATTDPEKVLPTILSRCQRFDLRRIPMTMIINHLTEIATKEGVKADAGALYAIARGADGGMRDAESALDQLISFCGDTIQETDALTMFGLTGQQQILALGEAILTGDIQAALRQLTELIQQGKDPGRLLSDLLGHIRNLILFQVSKGDLELLQVSEADGSALKEQSQAVSTEALTHILEVLSDAELRLRDAASKKILLEVTLLRAIEARQAVSLDTVLKQLRALREQAGGAPSLPLASLRDPRPVTPPKPTAPPPKPVVQETPPPPAPAAKAKSSLSGEKLTTLWKRLLESAGQASPFIRTYLLEAHPVSFEDDLLTIGFDPEFDDHRGLVDHSRNHAVLQTKLAELGFAGARVKFICAEAPADWVRPAPESATPESKTPPVATGKSETSVGGKKPAANGGKGKTSTRESFNPEDFKNDPLIQKALEIFKGEIVEVRT from the coding sequence ATGTCCTATCAGGTCATTGCTCGCAAGTATCGTCCGCAACGCTTCGCCGATGTGATCGGTCAGGAGCACGTCACGCAGACGTTGGCCAGCGCCATTCAGCAAAACCGGATTGCGCACGCCTACATCTTCTGCGGGCCGCGCGGCACCGGCAAAACCACCATCGCCCGCATTTTTGCCAAATGTCTCAACTGCACCGGCGGGCCGAAAGTGGATTTTGACGATCACGACGAGCGGGTGAAGGAGATCACCGAAGGTCGCGCGCTGGACGTGCTGGAGATTGACGGGGCGAGCAACAACGGCGTCGAACAGGTGCGCGAATTGCGCGAGACCTGCCAATACATGCCCGCGAACGGCAAGTTCAAAATTTACATCATTGACGAAGTCCACATGCTCTCGACGGCAGCGTTCAATGCGTTGTTGAAAACCCTGGAAGAGCCGCCGGCGCACGTGAAATTCATGTTCGCGACGACCGATCCCGAGAAGGTGCTGCCCACCATTCTTTCGCGCTGCCAACGCTTTGATCTGCGGCGCATCCCGATGACGATGATCATCAATCACCTGACCGAGATCGCCACGAAAGAAGGCGTCAAGGCGGACGCGGGCGCGCTCTACGCCATTGCGCGCGGCGCGGACGGCGGCATGCGCGACGCCGAATCGGCGCTCGATCAATTGATCAGTTTCTGCGGCGATACCATTCAGGAAACGGATGCGCTCACGATGTTCGGACTGACCGGGCAGCAGCAAATTCTGGCGCTCGGGGAAGCGATCTTGACGGGCGACATTCAAGCAGCCTTGCGGCAATTGACCGAATTGATCCAGCAAGGCAAAGATCCCGGGCGCCTGCTTTCCGATTTGCTCGGCCACATTCGCAACCTGATTTTGTTCCAGGTCTCCAAAGGCGATTTGGAACTGTTGCAAGTTTCCGAGGCCGACGGGAGCGCGCTCAAGGAACAATCCCAGGCGGTCTCCACTGAAGCGTTGACGCATATCCTGGAAGTCCTCTCCGACGCCGAGTTGCGCCTGCGCGACGCCGCATCGAAAAAGATTCTGCTCGAAGTCACGCTGTTGCGCGCCATCGAAGCGCGACAAGCGGTGAGTCTGGACACGGTGTTAAAGCAATTGCGCGCGCTGCGCGAGCAGGCCGGTGGCGCTCCGTCACTACCACTGGCATCGCTGCGGGACCCTCGCCCCGTCACGCCGCCGAAACCAACCGCGCCGCCGCCCAAACCCGTCGTCCAAGAAACCCCGCCGCCGCCGGCACCAGCGGCAAAAGCCAAGTCGTCACTGAGTGGTGAAAAACTCACCACGCTCTGGAAGCGACTTCTGGAATCCGCGGGCCAGGCCAGTCCGTTCATTCGCACTTACTTGTTGGAAGCGCATCCGGTGTCTTTCGAGGACGATTTGTTGACCATTGGATTTGATCCTGAATTCGACGACCACCGCGGTTTGGTGGATCATTCGCGCAACCACGCGGTGTTGCAAACCAAGCTGGCCGAGCTGGGCTTCGCCGGAGCGCGGGTCAAATTTATTTGCGCGGAAGCGCCGGCGGATTGGGTCCGGCCCGCCCCGGAATCAGCCACGCCAGAATCCAAAACACCCCCGGTCGCCACCGGCAAAAGCGAAACGAGCGTGGGCGGTAAAAAGCCGGCGGCGAACGGCGGCAAAGGCAAAACCTCCACTCGCGAATCTTTCAATCCAGAGGATTTCAAAAACGATCCGTTGATTCAAAAGGCGCTGGAGATTTTCAAGGGAGAGATCGTGGAAGTGCGGACGTAA
- a CDS encoding DUF11 domain-containing protein, with protein MTWRRWLIFLGLSGVLWWGGRVPAQFVDFSLAASSSPASVQPGEEVFYSLFITNISGVTLPQVIVTNQTSGPTEIVGATNSFGGFITNTDDGLIFTFGPMAYGQVARLTMSLRPQTSGAFTNEFTVFTLGRTNMTTNLVTQIGFPAADLTIGLTNASTGIFTNDLTSIGLFVTNLGPSAASGVVVTNWLPSAFQLVSVTPSDAAADFSGDTLTWTIGSLANGGVAQLLLSVRSAQAGDFNLSAAVGGAVEDPHPNNNAITNTMSVSGFVSSGLAITVLGQQMNPQTGLLEMRAWLTNQLTDPVPAVRIVATGLPSGVWLYNAAGTNAGAAYALYNYSVPGHSGVELTLEFYTLEREPLSVYTLTPLGVTAIDLSAASTNGMAVTKQLMTPNGFLIEFAANIGRTYTIIYQDNLSSNAWLTVQPSIVAPATRVQWIDRGPPKTRSAPLSVGQRVYRVLELP; from the coding sequence ATGACCTGGCGCCGTTGGCTGATTTTCCTCGGGTTAAGCGGAGTACTGTGGTGGGGCGGTCGCGTCCCGGCGCAGTTCGTGGATTTTTCGCTCGCGGCCAGTTCCAGTCCCGCTTCGGTGCAACCGGGCGAGGAAGTTTTCTATTCCCTGTTCATCACCAACATTTCCGGCGTGACGCTGCCGCAAGTCATTGTCACCAACCAAACGTCCGGTCCGACGGAGATCGTTGGCGCGACGAATTCGTTCGGTGGCTTCATTACCAACACGGACGACGGTTTGATTTTTACGTTCGGTCCAATGGCTTATGGCCAGGTGGCGCGACTCACCATGAGCTTGCGTCCGCAAACCTCCGGCGCGTTCACCAATGAATTTACCGTGTTCACCTTGGGCCGCACCAATATGACCACGAACCTCGTGACGCAGATCGGGTTTCCCGCAGCCGATCTGACCATTGGTTTGACCAATGCCAGCACGGGCATTTTCACGAACGATCTCACGAGCATCGGATTGTTCGTAACGAATCTCGGTCCCAGCGCCGCCTCGGGGGTGGTGGTCACCAACTGGCTGCCGAGCGCCTTTCAATTGGTGAGCGTCACGCCATCGGACGCCGCCGCCGATTTTTCCGGCGATACTTTGACGTGGACGATCGGCTCGCTCGCCAACGGTGGCGTCGCGCAATTGTTGCTCTCCGTGCGCAGCGCCCAAGCGGGTGATTTCAATTTAAGCGCGGCGGTGGGCGGCGCGGTGGAGGATCCGCATCCGAATAACAACGCGATCACCAACACCATGAGCGTCAGCGGGTTTGTTTCGAGCGGACTCGCCATTACGGTGCTGGGACAACAAATGAATCCGCAAACCGGCCTTTTGGAAATGCGCGCCTGGCTGACGAATCAACTGACGGACCCGGTCCCCGCCGTGCGGATTGTCGCCACGGGATTGCCGTCGGGTGTCTGGCTTTACAACGCCGCCGGGACCAATGCTGGTGCCGCCTACGCGCTCTATAACTATTCCGTGCCCGGCCACAGCGGGGTGGAATTGACGCTGGAATTTTACACGCTGGAACGCGAGCCGTTGTCGGTTTACACGTTGACTCCGCTGGGCGTGACCGCCATTGATCTTTCGGCCGCTTCCACCAACGGCATGGCGGTGACCAAACAACTGATGACGCCCAACGGATTTCTGATCGAGTTCGCGGCGAATATCGGCCGGACTTACACCATCATTTATCAAGACAATCTGAGTTCCAACGCCTGGCTGACGGTGCAACCTTCGATTGTGGCGCCCGCCACCCGCGTGCAATGGATTGATCGCGGACCGCCCAAAACGCGCAGCGCGCCGCTGAGTGTTGGACAACGCGTTTATCGAGTTTTAGAACTGCCCTGA